One Coregonus clupeaformis isolate EN_2021a chromosome 21, ASM2061545v1, whole genome shotgun sequence DNA window includes the following coding sequences:
- the LOC121534921 gene encoding tetratricopeptide repeat protein 19, mitochondrial, which yields MALPAVNRALFANRSQIKQFISEGLRNLSLSSRCNFSTQSLQCLKTATTQSNAATVHRRSQLYRNCESNGDENSRATSNWTYAMWSAIAFSFFSKAEEDTRTEAQKKEDEIILLLKRAKLGIMRGQLHGANGFLHQAIALAHQTHNTQAIIYTYSLMANLAYVQGELDNAEKLFKAAMSFMLSGGTPQDDNGVIEMSLKLATIYAGQNKNDLAETGFQFCTESLEAKLEKFKELPAEEQSEELRMETRLLLGLTLDSHARYMAATHRLSRAALDYKRALLICREEQGETHPQSLVLLSDLATILDLQGRHDEALPLVKQAVELSREAGHPDQHVLLGNMAGVLLHNGLFEESVKLYKEALALAQSVGDEEAVEQIREGLKEVGNRRKAQKAEAEAPKTETDAPKTETEAPQE from the exons atggcGTTACCGGCTGTCAATCGTGCACTCTTTGCTAATAGGAGTCAAATAAAACAATTTATTTCAGAGGGATTACGCAACCTGTCTTTAAGTAGTCGATGTAATTTTAGTACACAATCATTGCAATGTCTGAAAACGGCGACTACTCAATCGAATGCTGCCACTGTGCACAGAAGGTCACAGCTATACCGCAACTGCGAAAGCAATGGGGATGAAAATAGCCGTGCTACTAGTAACTGGACTTATgcaatgtggagtgcaattg CGTTCTCTTTCTTCAGCAAAGCTGAGGAGGACACCAGAACTGAGGCCCAGAAGAAAGAAGATGAGATCATTTTACTTTTGAAGAGAGCCAAG CTCGGTATAATGCGGGGGCAGCTGCATGGAGCCAATGGATTCCTTCACCAGGCAATTGCGCTGGCCCACCAGACTCACAATACACAAGCTATCATCTATACCTACAGCCTG ATGGCAAACCTTGCCTATGTCCAAGGTGAGCTGGATAAT GCAGAGAAACTGTTCAAAGCGGCCATGAGTTTCATGTTGTCCGGAGGAACACCACAG GACGACAATGGGGTCATTGAGATGTCCTTGAAGCTTGCTACCATATATGCCGGCCAGAATAA GAATGACTTGGCAGAGACTGGTTTCCAGTTTTGCACTGAATCCCTTGAAGCCAAGTTGGAGAAATTCAAGGAACTTCCTGCTGAGGAACAGTCAG AGGAGTTGCGGATGGAGACCCGGCTCCTGCTGGGCCTGACCTTGGACTCCCACGCTCGCTACATGGCCGCCACACACCGCCTGAGCCGGGCGGCACTGGACTACAAGCGAGCCCTGCTGATTTGCCGGGAAGAGCAGGGAGAGACCCACCCACAG TCGCTGGTGCTGCTGAGTGACCTGGCCACCATCCTGGACCTGCAGGGCCGCCACGATGAGGCCCTGCCCCTGGTAAAGCAGGCAGTGGAGCTGAGCAGAGAAGCCGGCCACCCTGACCAGCACGTGTTGTTGGGAAACATGGCAGGCGTCCTACTGCACAATG GTCTGTTTGAGGAGTCTGTGAAGCTGTACAAGGAGGCCCTGGCTCTGGCCCAGTCCGTAGGAGATGAAGAAGCAGTAGAGCAGATCCGGGAGGGGCTGAAAGAGGTGGGCAACAGGAGGAAAGCACAGAAGGCGGAAGCAGAAGCCCCCAAGACTGAGACCGATGCCCCCAAGACTGAGACCGAAGCCCCCCAAGAATGA